The DNA region CCGCCGTCGAGCACCTCGTCGAGCACGGGCACCGTCGGATCGCCTTCGTCGGGAACCTGGCCCAGACGGACATGCGCGAGCGGCACGACGCCTACCTGGCAGCGATGGCCGACCACGGCTTCGACCCGGACGGGCTCTACTTCTCGACCAAGGACCACGTCGAGCCGGGTGGGCGCGGCGCCGCGTCGGCGGTCGCGGCGGCCCGACCGGCGATCACCGCTGTCGTCACCACGACCGACCGGATCGCCCTCGGCCTGATCGCTGAGCTCGCAGCCCACGGGCTGCGGGTGCCGCAGGACCTCGCGGTGATCGGTTTCGACGACGTCGAGGCGGGCTGGCACAGCTCACCTCCGCTGGCGACCGTCGACCAGAAGATCACCGAGCTGGGCGCGCGCGCCGCGGCACTGGCGCTCGCCGAGCTTCGCGGTGAGCCCGTCGAGCACCGGCGGCACACCGTCCCGTCCACGTTCGTCCCGCGTCGGTCCTGCGGCTGCGGCGGCAGCACGGCGGAGGCCGGGCTGCAGGGCGCCGAGGCCGGGGCCGCACTGGTCCGGACGGTCCTCGAGCACCTCGGGCTGCCGGGTGACGCCACGGCTCCGCACGAGCACGGACTGGTCATGACCGACATCGACGTCACCGCGCTCGACGAGCTCATCGCGGCGCGGCTGCGCGCCCTGTTCCCGTCCACACCGTCCCCGGAGACTGTCGAACGGTTCACCGGAGCGGTGATCACAGCGCTCGATGGGCACGCCGGCGTGCTGCGCGCGGCGCACCTGCCCGGGGACGAGGCGCTCATCCACTGCCTGACCCGGATCGTGACGAGCCTGGGGCGCCTGCAGGCGATGGCCGGGGTCGCACGGGCCGATCAGCTGGTGGTCTCGCTCGTCGAGCAGTACGACGTCGGGATGGGGCTGCTCGGGCGCGTCGGCAGCGATCCCGGCGACCTCGCGTGGCTGAGCAGGGTCTCGGTCCGCGTCGGCTGCCTCGCCCTGTGGGACGGACCGCGCGAGGACGGCCTGATGCGGATCGCCGGCGTCTACGACCCGCACGGCGCCCTCACCTCAGAGGTCGAGGGCCGGCTGCGGGTCGAGGACTTCCCGCCCAGCGCCGTCGTCGCGCAGGCGGATCCCGCGAACAACGAGGTCACCTTCGTGATCCCGATCCGTGGCGCCAGCGGCGACCACGGCCTGCTGTGCGTGGTCGGGCCGGTCGACACGCAGGCCGGGACCGGTCGCGCGACCTACAACCACTGGGCGTCCCTGCTCGGCGTCGCCCTCAAGCAGGAGATCCTGCTCGAGGGCGTACGGCTGAGCGAGGAGCGCTACGCGCTCGCCACGGCCGCGACCCACGACGGGCTGTGGGACTGGGACGTCGCCAACGGTGAGTGCTTCTACTCCGAGCGGTGCCAGGCCATGCTCGGGATCACGACCGCCCGGGTGACCGACGACCGCCCGGACCGCTCGGACCCGGTAGCCCGCCAGGACGCCCCCGAGCTCCTGCCCTGGGGCTCACGCGTGCACCCGGACGACCGCGCCGTGCTCCGCGCCGCGCTCGTGCGGGCCGTCCTGGACCACGAGCCGTTCGACGTCGAGCACCGGGTCCAGGGGCCGGACGAGAAGTACCGGTGGACGTTGTGCCGGGGGCTGCCGGTCGGTGAGCCCGGTCAGCGCGCACGGCGGCTCGTCGGCTCGTTGTCGGACATCGACGACCGCAAGGAGCTCGAGGAGCGGCTGCGCGAGGCCGCGCTGTACGACACCGTGACCGGCCTGCCCAACCGCCGGCTCTTCCTCGAACGGCTGGAGTGGGCGATCGACCAGTCGCACCGGAGCGACGCGACCCGGTTCGCCGTGGTCTTCCTCGACCTGGACGGCTTCAAGCTGATCAACGACTCGCTCGGTCACCTGATGGGCGACGAGCTGCTCAAGACGATCGCGGAGCGGTTGCGGCGGGACCTCCGCTCGGTCGACACGGCCGCGCGGTTCGGCGGCGACGAGTTCGCGGTGCTCCTGTTCGACCTCAAGCACGAGGCCGTCCTCTCGATCGTCGAGCGCCTCCAGGAGCGCATCGCCGCGCCGGTCGTCCTCGCCGGGCACGAGGTCTCGGTCACGGCCAGCGTCGGCATCACCACCTCGGAGACCAGCTACGACGGCGCCGAGGAGGTGCTCCGCGACGCGGACATCGCGATGTACCACGCCAAGGAGGCGGAGCGCGGCACGGCCAGCGTCTTCGACCCCACGATGCACGCCCGGGCCACCGGACGTCTGCAGGCCCAGTCCGAGGTCCGCGCCGCACTGGTCGGGCACCAGTTCCTCGTGCACTACCAGCCTGTCATCTCGCTCGACGGGGAGGCGGTGACCCAGTTCGAGGCCCTGGTCCGCTGGGAGCACCCCGAGCGCGGGATCCTGCTGCCGATGGACTTCCTGCCGGTGATGTCGGAGTCCGGGATGATCGTGCCCCTGGGGCAGTGGATCATCGACACGGTCTGCGAGCAGATCGCCGCCTGGCGGGTGGGCTACGGCGGACCGGTGACGGTCTCGGTCAACCTCTCGCACCGCGAGTTCTGGTCCGAGGCCCTGCTGCTCATCGTGACCCAGGCGCTGTCCCGGCACGGGGTCCCTCCGCGGTGCCTGGTCCTGGAGATCACCGAGTCCGTGATCATGGCCGACCCCGAGGCGGCACGCCAGATCATGGCCGACCTGCACGCGGCCGGGGTCCGGCTGCACATCGACGACTTCGGCACGGGCCAGTCCTCCCTCAACGCCTTGCGCGCCTTCCCGGTCGACGCCCTCAAGATCGACCAGTCGTTCGTCCGGCAGCTCGACCTCGACGTCCAGACCAACGAGCTGGTCCGGATCATCGTCGCGATGGGCCGCACCCTGGGCATGGACGTGGTCGCCGAGGGCGTCGAGACGCAGTCGCAGGCCGACCAGCTGCGGAGCATGGGCTGCGCCACCGCACAGGGCTGGCTGTACGCGCCCGCGATGCCCGGGGCCGAGGCGGGCGCACTGCTCGGCACCCCCGTCGCAGCCCTCGCGACGACCCACGCCCCGGAGCGCTGACGGCGGTTCCCGGAGCGCGCTGGTATGGGGTGAAATTCGGCGTTGTACCCCAGATGGGTCTTGAGCCCCCACTTCGGCGGACATAGCGTCACAGATTGCAGTCCATGATCGCGGCCATCCCCCCAGAGCAGCCGCGTTCGTCCCGACCGGTCGCCCCCCCACGACCCGGTCCCTCCCCGCACCTGCCGCTGCCCCACACCAAAGGCCCCCGATGCCCCCGTCAGCCGTCCCCGCGACCCCGCGCGCAGGCAGAGGGCTCTCCCTGACCAGGCGCTTCGCCCTGAT from Cellulomonas sp. KRMCY2 includes:
- a CDS encoding EAL domain-containing protein, with the protein product MIHIGVLSPVTGGFYFGEVLAGVVQEVAAAGGRVTLIQTLDAGRTGDEFVPAPTIDAPVGAGCIDAFIAVAQASDASYLRTLRAAGTPVVLVSNDLDVDAATVMADNKEGVRAAVEHLVEHGHRRIAFVGNLAQTDMRERHDAYLAAMADHGFDPDGLYFSTKDHVEPGGRGAASAVAAARPAITAVVTTTDRIALGLIAELAAHGLRVPQDLAVIGFDDVEAGWHSSPPLATVDQKITELGARAAALALAELRGEPVEHRRHTVPSTFVPRRSCGCGGSTAEAGLQGAEAGAALVRTVLEHLGLPGDATAPHEHGLVMTDIDVTALDELIAARLRALFPSTPSPETVERFTGAVITALDGHAGVLRAAHLPGDEALIHCLTRIVTSLGRLQAMAGVARADQLVVSLVEQYDVGMGLLGRVGSDPGDLAWLSRVSVRVGCLALWDGPREDGLMRIAGVYDPHGALTSEVEGRLRVEDFPPSAVVAQADPANNEVTFVIPIRGASGDHGLLCVVGPVDTQAGTGRATYNHWASLLGVALKQEILLEGVRLSEERYALATAATHDGLWDWDVANGECFYSERCQAMLGITTARVTDDRPDRSDPVARQDAPELLPWGSRVHPDDRAVLRAALVRAVLDHEPFDVEHRVQGPDEKYRWTLCRGLPVGEPGQRARRLVGSLSDIDDRKELEERLREAALYDTVTGLPNRRLFLERLEWAIDQSHRSDATRFAVVFLDLDGFKLINDSLGHLMGDELLKTIAERLRRDLRSVDTAARFGGDEFAVLLFDLKHEAVLSIVERLQERIAAPVVLAGHEVSVTASVGITTSETSYDGAEEVLRDADIAMYHAKEAERGTASVFDPTMHARATGRLQAQSEVRAALVGHQFLVHYQPVISLDGEAVTQFEALVRWEHPERGILLPMDFLPVMSESGMIVPLGQWIIDTVCEQIAAWRVGYGGPVTVSVNLSHREFWSEALLLIVTQALSRHGVPPRCLVLEITESVIMADPEAARQIMADLHAAGVRLHIDDFGTGQSSLNALRAFPVDALKIDQSFVRQLDLDVQTNELVRIIVAMGRTLGMDVVAEGVETQSQADQLRSMGCATAQGWLYAPAMPGAEAGALLGTPVAALATTHAPER